In Apus apus isolate bApuApu2 chromosome 25, bApuApu2.pri.cur, whole genome shotgun sequence, the following proteins share a genomic window:
- the PHB1 gene encoding prohibitin 1 — protein MAAKVFESLGKLGLGLAVAGGVVNSALYNVDAGHRAVIFDRFRGVQDTVVGEGTHFLIPWVQKPIIFDCRSRPRNIPVITGSKDLQNVNITLRILFRPVTAQLPRIFTSIGEDYDERVLPSITTEILKSVVARFDAGELITQRELVSRQVSEDLTERAATFGLILDDVSLTHLTFGKEFTEAVEMKQVAQQEAERARFIVEKAEQQKKAAVISAEGDSKAAELIANSLATAGDGLIELRKLEAAEDIAYQLSRSRNITYLPSGQSVLLQLPQ, from the exons ATGGCTGCGAAGGTGTTTGAGAGCCTTGGGAAGCTGGGCCTGGGCTTGGCTGTTGCAGGTGGAGTTGTCAATTCTGCTCTTTACAACG TTGATGCAGGCCACAGAGCTGTCATCTTTGACCGGTTCCGTGGGGTGCAGGACACAGTGGTAGGAGAAGGGACCCACTTCCTCATCCCCTGGGTGCAGAAACCCATCATCTTCGACTGCCGCTCCCGCCCCCGGAACATTCCTGTCATCACTGGCAGCAAAG ATCTGCAGAACGTGAACATCACGTTGCGGATCCTGTTCAGACCAGTGACCGCCCAGTTACCGCGGATTTTCACCAGTATTGGAGAGGACTATGATGAGCGTGTCCTGCCCTCGATCACAACTGAAATCCTCAAGTCTGTTGTG GCTCGCTTTGATGCTGGAGAACTGATCACTCAGAGAGAGCTGGTTTCAAGGCAAGTTAGTGAAGATCTCACAGAGAGAGCAGCAACCTTTGGGCTCATTCTGGATGACGTGTCTTTG ACCCATCTCACCTTTGGCAAAGAGTTCACAGAGGCAGTGGAAATGAAGCAAGTGGCCCAGCAAGAAGCAGAGAGAGCCAGATTCATTGTGGAAAAG gctgagcagcagaagaaagcagctgtCATTTCTGCTGAGGGAGACTCgaaagcagctgagctgatTGCCAACTCTCTGGCCACGGCAGGGGATGGTTTGATCGAGCTGCGCAAGCTGGAGGCAGCCGAGGACATCGCCTACCAGCTCTCGCGGTCCCGCAACATCACCTACCTGCCCTCGGGACAGTCcgtgctgctccagctgccccagtGA